In Acropora muricata isolate sample 2 chromosome 11, ASM3666990v1, whole genome shotgun sequence, one DNA window encodes the following:
- the LOC136889459 gene encoding uncharacterized protein codes for MDISIEYLNPSFLVKKHSGGSRLVTAFANAGQYSKPQPSVMPDGDSTLHHIAQWKHLIATDLTSAFYQIPLSQDSMKYCGVATPFKGVRVYVRSAVGMPGSETALEELMCRILGHLLQGEIVIKIADNLYCGGNTSYELLENWKKVLQALYQCNLRLSASRL; via the coding sequence ATGGACATTTCCATTGAGTATTTGAATCCATCCTTCTTGGTGAAGAAACACAGTGGTGGTTCCCGCCTGGTAACAGCATTTGCTAATGCAGGGCAATATAGTAAGCCCCAGCCATCGGTAATGCCTGACGGCGATTCCACTTTACACCACATCGCACAATGGAAACACCTCATTGCCACTGATTTGACGAGTGCTTTTTACCAAATCCCATTATCTCAGGACTCCATGAAGTACTGTGGTGTCGCAACACCTTTCAAAGGGGTTAGGGTATATGTACGCTCCGCAGTGGGTATGCCTGGATCAGAAACAGCACTGGAAGAGCTCATGTGCCGCATCCTCGGGCACCTACTACAGGGGGAAATAGTCATAAAAATCGCGGACAACCTCTACTGTGGTGGAAACACCTCGTACGAGCTGCTAGAAAATTGGAAGAAGGTCCTCCAGGCCCTTTACCAATGCAACTTACGCCTGTCTGCATCAAGACTGTAG